A genome region from Macaca nemestrina isolate mMacNem1 chromosome 20, mMacNem.hap1, whole genome shotgun sequence includes the following:
- the LOC105478526 gene encoding putative lipid scramblase CLPTM1 isoform X2, giving the protein MAAAQEADGARSAVVAAGGGGSGQVTSNGSIGRDPPAETQPQNPPAQPAPNAWQVIKGVLFRIFIIWAISSWFRRGPAPQDQTGPGGAPRVASRNLFPKDTLMNLHVYISEHEHFTDFNATSALFWEQHDLVYGDWTSGENSDGCYEHFAELDIPQSVQQNGSIYIHVYFTKSGFHPDPRQKALYRRLATVHMSRMINKYKRRRFQKTKNLLTGETEADPEMIKRAEDYGPVEVISHWHPNITINIVDDHTPWVKGSVPPPLDQYVKFDAVSGDYYPIIYFNDYWNLQKDYYPINESLASLPLRVSFCPLSLWRWQLYAAQSTKSPWNFLGDELYEQSDEEQDSVKVALLETNPYLLALTIIVSIVHSVFEFLAFKNDIQFWNSRQSLEGLSVRSVFFGVFQSFVVLLYILDNETNFVVQVSVFIGVLIDLWKITKVMDVRLDREHRVAGIFPRLSFKDKSTYIESSTKVYDDMAFRYLSWILFPLLGCYAVYSLLYLEHKGWYSWVLSMLYGFLLTFGFITMTPQLFINYKLKSVAHLPWRMLTYKALNTFIDDLFAFVIKMPVMYRIGCLRDDVVFFIYLYQRWIYRVDPTRVNEFGMSGEDPTAAAPVAEVPTAAGALTPTPAPTTTTATREEASTSLPTKPTQGASSATEPQEAPPKPAEDKKKD; this is encoded by the exons GTGACCAGCAATGGCAGCATCGGGAGGGACCCGCCAGCAGAGACCCAGCCTCAGAACCCACCGGCCCAGCCGGCACCCAATGCTTGGCAGGTCATCAAAGGTGTGCTGTTCAG GATCTTCATCATCTGGGCCATCAGCAGCTGGTTCCGCCGAGGGCCGGCCCCTCAGGACCAGACGGGCCCCGGAGGAGCCCCACGTGTCGCCAGCCGCAACCTGTTCCCCAAAGACACTTTAATG AACCTGCATGTGTACATCTCAGAGCACGAGCACTTTACAGACTTCAACGCCACGTCGGCACTCTTCTGGGAGCAGCACGATCTTGTGTATGGCGACTGGACTAGCGGCGAGAACTCAGACGGCTGCTATGAGCACTTTGCTGAGCTTGACATCCCACAG AGCGTCCAGCAGAACGGCTCCATCTACATCCACGTTTACTTCACCAAGAGTGGCTTCCACCCAGACCCCCGGCAGAAGGCACTGTACCGCCGCCTTGCCACAGTCCACATGTCCCGCA TGATCAACAAATACAAGCGCAGGCGATTTCAGAAAACCAAGAACCTGCTGACAGGAGAGACAGAAGCGGACCCAGAAATGATCAAG AGGGCTGAGGACTATGGGCCCGTGGAGGTGATCTCCCATTGGCACCCCAACATCACCATCAACATCGTGGACGACCACACGCCGTGGGTGAAGGGCAGTGTGCCCCCTCCCCTGGATCAAT ATGTGAAGTTCGACGCCGTGAGCGGTGACTACTACCCCATTATCTACTTCAATGACTACTGGAACCTGCAGAAGGACTACTACCCCATCAACGAGAGCCTGGCCAGCCTGCCGCTCCGTGTCTCCTTCTGCCCGCTCTCGCTTTGGCGCTGGCAGCTCTATGCTGCCCAGAGCACCAAGTCGCCCTGGAACTTCCTGGGCGACGAGTTGTACGAGCAGTCAGATGAGGAGCAGGACTCGGTGAAG GTGGCCCTGCTGGAGACCAACCCCTACCTGCTGGCGCTCACCATCATCGTGTCTATCGTCCACAGTGTCTTCGAGTTCCTGGCCTTCAAGAATG ATATCCAGTTCTGGAACAGCCGGCAGTCCCTGGAGGGCCTGTCTGTGCGCTCCGTCTTCTTCGGCGTTTTTCAGTCATTCGTGGTCCTTCTCTACATCCTGGACAATGAGACCAACTTCGTGGTCCAGGTCAGCGTCTTCATTGGGGTCCTCATCGACCTCTGGAAGATCACCAAGGTCATGGACGTCCGG CTGGACCGGGAGCACAGGGTGGCAGGAATCTTCCCCCGCCTATCCTTCAAGGACAAGTCCACGTATATCGAGTCCTCGACCAAAGTGTATGACGAT ATGGCGTTCCGGTACCTGTCCTGGATCCTCTTCCCACTCCTGGGCTGCTATGCCGTCTACAGTCTTCTATACCTGGAGCACAAGGGCTGGTACTCCTGGGTGCTCAGCATGCTCTATGGCTTCCTGCTGACCTTCG GCTTCATCACCATGACGCCCCAGCTCTTCATCAACTACAAGCTCAAGTCCGTGGCCCATCTGCCCTGGCGCATGCTCACCTACAAGGCCCTCAACACATTCATCGATGACCTGTTCGCCTTTGTCATCAAGATGCCCGTTATGTACCGGATCGGCTGCCTGCGGGACG ATGTGGTTTTCTTCATCTACCTCTACCAACGGTGGATCTACCGCGTCGACCCCACCAGGGTCAACGAGTTTGGCATGAGTGGAGAAGACCCCACAGCTGCCGCCCCCGTGGCCGAGGTTCCCACAGCAGCAGGGGCCCTCACGCCCACACCTGCACCCACCACGACCACCGCCACCAGGGAGGAGGCCTCCACGTCCCTGCCCACCAAGCCCACCCAGGGGGCCAGCTCTGCCACCGAGCCCCAGGAAGCCCCTCCAAAGCCAGCAGAGGACAAGAAAAAGGATTAG
- the LOC105478526 gene encoding putative lipid scramblase CLPTM1 isoform X1, translating into MNLHVYISEHEHFTDFNATSALFWEQHDLVYGDWTSGENSDGCYEHFAELDIPQSVQQNGSIYIHVYFTKSGFHPDPRQKALYRRLATVHMSRMINKYKRRRFQKTKNLLTGETEADPEMIKRAEDYGPVEVISHWHPNITINIVDDHTPWVKGSVPPPLDQYVKFDAVSGDYYPIIYFNDYWNLQKDYYPINESLASLPLRVSFCPLSLWRWQLYAAQSTKSPWNFLGDELYEQSDEEQDSVKVALLETNPYLLALTIIVSIVHSVFEFLAFKNDIQFWNSRQSLEGLSVRSVFFGVFQSFVVLLYILDNETNFVVQVSVFIGVLIDLWKITKVMDVRLDREHRVAGIFPRLSFKDKSTYIESSTKVYDDMAFRYLSWILFPLLGCYAVYSLLYLEHKGWYSWVLSMLYGFLLTFGFITMTPQLFINYKLKSVAHLPWRMLTYKALNTFIDDLFAFVIKMPVMYRIGCLRDDVVFFIYLYQRWIYRVDPTRVNEFGMSGEDPTAAAPVAEVPTAAGALTPTPAPTTTTATREEASTSLPTKPTQGASSATEPQEAPPKPAEDKKKD; encoded by the exons ATG AACCTGCATGTGTACATCTCAGAGCACGAGCACTTTACAGACTTCAACGCCACGTCGGCACTCTTCTGGGAGCAGCACGATCTTGTGTATGGCGACTGGACTAGCGGCGAGAACTCAGACGGCTGCTATGAGCACTTTGCTGAGCTTGACATCCCACAG AGCGTCCAGCAGAACGGCTCCATCTACATCCACGTTTACTTCACCAAGAGTGGCTTCCACCCAGACCCCCGGCAGAAGGCACTGTACCGCCGCCTTGCCACAGTCCACATGTCCCGCA TGATCAACAAATACAAGCGCAGGCGATTTCAGAAAACCAAGAACCTGCTGACAGGAGAGACAGAAGCGGACCCAGAAATGATCAAG AGGGCTGAGGACTATGGGCCCGTGGAGGTGATCTCCCATTGGCACCCCAACATCACCATCAACATCGTGGACGACCACACGCCGTGGGTGAAGGGCAGTGTGCCCCCTCCCCTGGATCAAT ATGTGAAGTTCGACGCCGTGAGCGGTGACTACTACCCCATTATCTACTTCAATGACTACTGGAACCTGCAGAAGGACTACTACCCCATCAACGAGAGCCTGGCCAGCCTGCCGCTCCGTGTCTCCTTCTGCCCGCTCTCGCTTTGGCGCTGGCAGCTCTATGCTGCCCAGAGCACCAAGTCGCCCTGGAACTTCCTGGGCGACGAGTTGTACGAGCAGTCAGATGAGGAGCAGGACTCGGTGAAG GTGGCCCTGCTGGAGACCAACCCCTACCTGCTGGCGCTCACCATCATCGTGTCTATCGTCCACAGTGTCTTCGAGTTCCTGGCCTTCAAGAATG ATATCCAGTTCTGGAACAGCCGGCAGTCCCTGGAGGGCCTGTCTGTGCGCTCCGTCTTCTTCGGCGTTTTTCAGTCATTCGTGGTCCTTCTCTACATCCTGGACAATGAGACCAACTTCGTGGTCCAGGTCAGCGTCTTCATTGGGGTCCTCATCGACCTCTGGAAGATCACCAAGGTCATGGACGTCCGG CTGGACCGGGAGCACAGGGTGGCAGGAATCTTCCCCCGCCTATCCTTCAAGGACAAGTCCACGTATATCGAGTCCTCGACCAAAGTGTATGACGAT ATGGCGTTCCGGTACCTGTCCTGGATCCTCTTCCCACTCCTGGGCTGCTATGCCGTCTACAGTCTTCTATACCTGGAGCACAAGGGCTGGTACTCCTGGGTGCTCAGCATGCTCTATGGCTTCCTGCTGACCTTCG GCTTCATCACCATGACGCCCCAGCTCTTCATCAACTACAAGCTCAAGTCCGTGGCCCATCTGCCCTGGCGCATGCTCACCTACAAGGCCCTCAACACATTCATCGATGACCTGTTCGCCTTTGTCATCAAGATGCCCGTTATGTACCGGATCGGCTGCCTGCGGGACG ATGTGGTTTTCTTCATCTACCTCTACCAACGGTGGATCTACCGCGTCGACCCCACCAGGGTCAACGAGTTTGGCATGAGTGGAGAAGACCCCACAGCTGCCGCCCCCGTGGCCGAGGTTCCCACAGCAGCAGGGGCCCTCACGCCCACACCTGCACCCACCACGACCACCGCCACCAGGGAGGAGGCCTCCACGTCCCTGCCCACCAAGCCCACCCAGGGGGCCAGCTCTGCCACCGAGCCCCAGGAAGCCCCTCCAAAGCCAGCAGAGGACAAGAAAAAGGATTAG